The Etheostoma spectabile isolate EspeVRDwgs_2016 chromosome 23, UIUC_Espe_1.0, whole genome shotgun sequence genome includes a window with the following:
- the LOC116672843 gene encoding putative homeodomain transcription factor 2 isoform X3 produces the protein MASKVKDAVVWYQKKIGAYDQQIWEKSVEQREIKFISLGFRNKPKKTGHVKPDLIDVDLVRGSAFAKAKPESPWTSLTRKGIVRVVFFPFFYRWWIQVTSRTIFLLLLALYLLQAAAAVLYVTIPQPHGIPTTEVFGAIWLMLLLGTVHCQIVSTRTPKPASSSGGKRRRSKKSKLSIDKSTETDNGYVSLDGRVTNRSSEEGLQLHEQRCESLNRADEVCWNSHVQSVHTHAPRSAGLILAGANKEPASDEASSEEDPEASYSALRRGVERMNSDCTLRNRKNTHHYKKHYAAEDVPKSGTSCSSRCSSLRTRDSESTRHESETEDLMWEDFLHCAECRSSCTSETEGEGGGAPVCPPAKKEYRDDPFHQGHAPWMHSSNPGLERVSAIVWEGNECKKADMSVLEISGMIMNRVNLYTPGIGYQVFGNLVSVTLGLTPFAYRLAQYRDFDQLTTLSANELLSVALGGGSGSDALVITMVTLSFLVRICLIWLFFFLLSVAERTYKQRLLFAKLFGHLTSARRARKSEVPHFRLKKVQNIKMWLSLRSYLKRRGPQRSVDVIVSSAFLLTLSVVFICCAQLLHIHETFLECHYNWELVIWCSSLSLFLLRFVTLGSETSKKYSNTSILLTEQINLYLKMEKKPNKKEELTLVNNVLKLATKLLKELDTPFRLYGLTMNPLLYNITQVVILSAVSGVISDLLGFNLKLWKIKS, from the exons ATGGCTTCCAAAGTAAAAGATGCTGTGGTGTGGTACCAGAAAAAG ATTGGCGCCTATGACCAACAGATATGGGAGAAATCAGTGGAGCAGCGAGAAATAAAG TTTATTTCTCTG ggCTTTAGGAACAAACCAAAGAAGACAGGACATGTCAAACCAGACCTTATAGATGTAGACCTGGTTAGAG GTTCGGCGTTTGCCAAGGCCAAACCAGAGAGTCCCTGGACGTCACTGACCCGGAAAGGCATCGTCAGAGTTGTCTTCTTCCCATTCTTTTATCGATGGTGGATCCAGGTCACCTCTAGAACCATCTTCCTCTTACTGCTGGCTCTCTATTTGctgcaag cggcagcagcagtcCTGTACGTGACCATCCCCCAGCCTCATGGGATACCGACCACCGAGGTGTTTGGAGCCATCTGGCTCATGTTGCTGCTAGGCACCGTCCACTGTCAGATCGTCTCCACCAGGACCCCAAAACCTGCCTCCAGCAGCGGGGGGAAGAGACGCAG ATCTAAGAAGTCCAAACTGTCCATCGACAAGTCAACAGAGACAGACAACGGCTACGTGTCGCTGGACGGCCGGGTGACCAATCGGAGCAGCGAGGAGGGGCTTCAGCTCCATGAGCAGCGATGTGAGTCGCTAAACAGGGCTGACGAGGTGTGCTGGAACTCTCACGTCCAGTCCGTTCACACTCACGCACCCCGCAGCGCTGGACTGATCCTGGCAGGCGCCAATAAG GAGCCAGCATCAGATGAGGCATCCAGTGAGGAAGACCCTGAAGCATCTTACAGCGCACTCCGCAGGGGAGTTGAAAGAATGAACAGCGACTGCACGCTCAGAAACCGCAAGAATACACACCACTACAAGAAACACTATGCTGCggag GACGTGCCCAAATCCGGCACCAGCTGCAGCTCCAGATGTTCCAGTCTGAGGACCCGTGACTCAGAAAGCACTCGACACGAGTCTGAGACCGAGGACCTGATGTGGGAAGACTTCCTTCACTGTGCTGAGTGCAGATCATCCTGCACCTCAGAGACGG agggagaaggaggaggggcaCCTGTCTGCCCCCCTGCTAAAAAGGAATACAGAGATGACCCTTTCCATCAG GGTCATGCTCCCTGGATGCACAGCTCCAACCCTGGTTTAGAGAGAGTGAGCGCCATAGTGTGGGAGGGAAACGAGTGTAAGAAAGCCGACATGTCCGTCCTGGAGATCAGCGGCATGATCATGAACAGA GTTAATCTCTACACACCTGGTATTGGTTACCAGGTCTTTGGCAACCTTGTTTCAGTGACTCTCGGCCTCACACCTTTTGCATACAG GCTGGCTCAGTACCGGGACTTTGATCAGTTGACCACACTCTCAGCCAATGAGCTGTTATCTGTGGCGCTGGGAGGCGGATCTGGATCAGACGCCTTGGTCATCACCATGGTAACACTTAGCTTCCTGGTGCGCATCTGCCTTATAtggctcttcttcttcctgctcaGTGTTGCAGAGAGGACCTACAAACAG AGGCTACTGTTTGCCAAGCTGTTTGGTCATCTGACTTCAGCCCGCAGAGCCAGGAAGTCTGAAGTCCCCCATTTTAGACTGAAAAAGGTTCAGAACATCAAGATGTGGCTCTCACTACGCTCCTACCTCAAG AGACGGGGTCCTCAGCGTTCAGTGGATGTGATCGTGTCGTCTGCCTTCCTGCTCACTCTGTCTGTCGTCTTCATCTGCTGTGCCCAG TTGCTCCACATCCATGAAACGTTCCTGGAGTGTCACTATAACTGGGAGCTGGTGATCTGGTGCTCCAGCCTGTCTCTGTTCCTGCTCAGGTTTGTCACGCTGGGCTCTGAGACCAGCAAGAAGTACAGCAACACCTCCATACTGCTCACTGAACAG ATCAACTTGTATCTGAAGATGGAGAAGAAGCCTAACAAGAAGGAGGAGCTGACACTGGTGAACAACGTCTTAAAACTGGCTACCAAACTACTCAAG gaGTTAGACACTCCTTTTAGGTTGTATGGTTTGACTATGAACCCTCTACTCTACAACATTACCCAGGTGGTCATCCTGTCCGCTGTGTCAGGAGTCATATCTGACCTTTTAGGATTTAACCTGAAG CTGTGGAAGATTAAATCGTGA
- the LOC116672843 gene encoding putative homeodomain transcription factor 2 isoform X1 yields MASKVKDAVVWYQKKIGAYDQQIWEKSVEQREIKFISLGFRNKPKKTGHVKPDLIDVDLVRGSAFAKAKPESPWTSLTRKGIVRVVFFPFFYRWWIQVTSRTIFLLLLALYLLQAAAAVLYVTIPQPHGIPTTEVFGAIWLMLLLGTVHCQIVSTRTPKPASSSGGKRRRKLRKASQMEVHREGDGSSTTDNTHEGAPHSHSASTTYSLGALFQDFWHDICKAGSKKSKLSIDKSTETDNGYVSLDGRVTNRSSEEGLQLHEQRCESLNRADEVCWNSHVQSVHTHAPRSAGLILAGANKEPASDEASSEEDPEASYSALRRGVERMNSDCTLRNRKNTHHYKKHYAAEDVPKSGTSCSSRCSSLRTRDSESTRHESETEDLMWEDFLHCAECRSSCTSETEGEGGGAPVCPPAKKEYRDDPFHQGHAPWMHSSNPGLERVSAIVWEGNECKKADMSVLEISGMIMNRVNLYTPGIGYQVFGNLVSVTLGLTPFAYRLAQYRDFDQLTTLSANELLSVALGGGSGSDALVITMVTLSFLVRICLIWLFFFLLSVAERTYKQRLLFAKLFGHLTSARRARKSEVPHFRLKKVQNIKMWLSLRSYLKRRGPQRSVDVIVSSAFLLTLSVVFICCAQLLHIHETFLECHYNWELVIWCSSLSLFLLRFVTLGSETSKKYSNTSILLTEQINLYLKMEKKPNKKEELTLVNNVLKLATKLLKELDTPFRLYGLTMNPLLYNITQVVILSAVSGVISDLLGFNLKLWKIKS; encoded by the exons ATGGCTTCCAAAGTAAAAGATGCTGTGGTGTGGTACCAGAAAAAG ATTGGCGCCTATGACCAACAGATATGGGAGAAATCAGTGGAGCAGCGAGAAATAAAG TTTATTTCTCTG ggCTTTAGGAACAAACCAAAGAAGACAGGACATGTCAAACCAGACCTTATAGATGTAGACCTGGTTAGAG GTTCGGCGTTTGCCAAGGCCAAACCAGAGAGTCCCTGGACGTCACTGACCCGGAAAGGCATCGTCAGAGTTGTCTTCTTCCCATTCTTTTATCGATGGTGGATCCAGGTCACCTCTAGAACCATCTTCCTCTTACTGCTGGCTCTCTATTTGctgcaag cggcagcagcagtcCTGTACGTGACCATCCCCCAGCCTCATGGGATACCGACCACCGAGGTGTTTGGAGCCATCTGGCTCATGTTGCTGCTAGGCACCGTCCACTGTCAGATCGTCTCCACCAGGACCCCAAAACCTGCCTCCAGCAGCGGGGGGAAGAGACGCAG GAAGTTGAGGAAGGCATCTCAGATGGAGGTGCATAGGGAAGGCGACGGGTCTAGCACTACCGATAACACACACGAGGGGGCGCCACACTCCCACTCAGCCAGCACCACATACAGCCTGGGTGCTCTCTTCCAAGATTTCTGGCATGATATCTGTAAAGCTGG ATCTAAGAAGTCCAAACTGTCCATCGACAAGTCAACAGAGACAGACAACGGCTACGTGTCGCTGGACGGCCGGGTGACCAATCGGAGCAGCGAGGAGGGGCTTCAGCTCCATGAGCAGCGATGTGAGTCGCTAAACAGGGCTGACGAGGTGTGCTGGAACTCTCACGTCCAGTCCGTTCACACTCACGCACCCCGCAGCGCTGGACTGATCCTGGCAGGCGCCAATAAG GAGCCAGCATCAGATGAGGCATCCAGTGAGGAAGACCCTGAAGCATCTTACAGCGCACTCCGCAGGGGAGTTGAAAGAATGAACAGCGACTGCACGCTCAGAAACCGCAAGAATACACACCACTACAAGAAACACTATGCTGCggag GACGTGCCCAAATCCGGCACCAGCTGCAGCTCCAGATGTTCCAGTCTGAGGACCCGTGACTCAGAAAGCACTCGACACGAGTCTGAGACCGAGGACCTGATGTGGGAAGACTTCCTTCACTGTGCTGAGTGCAGATCATCCTGCACCTCAGAGACGG agggagaaggaggaggggcaCCTGTCTGCCCCCCTGCTAAAAAGGAATACAGAGATGACCCTTTCCATCAG GGTCATGCTCCCTGGATGCACAGCTCCAACCCTGGTTTAGAGAGAGTGAGCGCCATAGTGTGGGAGGGAAACGAGTGTAAGAAAGCCGACATGTCCGTCCTGGAGATCAGCGGCATGATCATGAACAGA GTTAATCTCTACACACCTGGTATTGGTTACCAGGTCTTTGGCAACCTTGTTTCAGTGACTCTCGGCCTCACACCTTTTGCATACAG GCTGGCTCAGTACCGGGACTTTGATCAGTTGACCACACTCTCAGCCAATGAGCTGTTATCTGTGGCGCTGGGAGGCGGATCTGGATCAGACGCCTTGGTCATCACCATGGTAACACTTAGCTTCCTGGTGCGCATCTGCCTTATAtggctcttcttcttcctgctcaGTGTTGCAGAGAGGACCTACAAACAG AGGCTACTGTTTGCCAAGCTGTTTGGTCATCTGACTTCAGCCCGCAGAGCCAGGAAGTCTGAAGTCCCCCATTTTAGACTGAAAAAGGTTCAGAACATCAAGATGTGGCTCTCACTACGCTCCTACCTCAAG AGACGGGGTCCTCAGCGTTCAGTGGATGTGATCGTGTCGTCTGCCTTCCTGCTCACTCTGTCTGTCGTCTTCATCTGCTGTGCCCAG TTGCTCCACATCCATGAAACGTTCCTGGAGTGTCACTATAACTGGGAGCTGGTGATCTGGTGCTCCAGCCTGTCTCTGTTCCTGCTCAGGTTTGTCACGCTGGGCTCTGAGACCAGCAAGAAGTACAGCAACACCTCCATACTGCTCACTGAACAG ATCAACTTGTATCTGAAGATGGAGAAGAAGCCTAACAAGAAGGAGGAGCTGACACTGGTGAACAACGTCTTAAAACTGGCTACCAAACTACTCAAG gaGTTAGACACTCCTTTTAGGTTGTATGGTTTGACTATGAACCCTCTACTCTACAACATTACCCAGGTGGTCATCCTGTCCGCTGTGTCAGGAGTCATATCTGACCTTTTAGGATTTAACCTGAAG CTGTGGAAGATTAAATCGTGA
- the LOC116672843 gene encoding putative homeodomain transcription factor 2 isoform X2, giving the protein MASKVKDAVVWYQKKIGAYDQQIWEKSVEQREIKGFRNKPKKTGHVKPDLIDVDLVRGSAFAKAKPESPWTSLTRKGIVRVVFFPFFYRWWIQVTSRTIFLLLLALYLLQAAAAVLYVTIPQPHGIPTTEVFGAIWLMLLLGTVHCQIVSTRTPKPASSSGGKRRRKLRKASQMEVHREGDGSSTTDNTHEGAPHSHSASTTYSLGALFQDFWHDICKAGSKKSKLSIDKSTETDNGYVSLDGRVTNRSSEEGLQLHEQRCESLNRADEVCWNSHVQSVHTHAPRSAGLILAGANKEPASDEASSEEDPEASYSALRRGVERMNSDCTLRNRKNTHHYKKHYAAEDVPKSGTSCSSRCSSLRTRDSESTRHESETEDLMWEDFLHCAECRSSCTSETEGEGGGAPVCPPAKKEYRDDPFHQGHAPWMHSSNPGLERVSAIVWEGNECKKADMSVLEISGMIMNRVNLYTPGIGYQVFGNLVSVTLGLTPFAYRLAQYRDFDQLTTLSANELLSVALGGGSGSDALVITMVTLSFLVRICLIWLFFFLLSVAERTYKQRLLFAKLFGHLTSARRARKSEVPHFRLKKVQNIKMWLSLRSYLKRRGPQRSVDVIVSSAFLLTLSVVFICCAQLLHIHETFLECHYNWELVIWCSSLSLFLLRFVTLGSETSKKYSNTSILLTEQINLYLKMEKKPNKKEELTLVNNVLKLATKLLKELDTPFRLYGLTMNPLLYNITQVVILSAVSGVISDLLGFNLKLWKIKS; this is encoded by the exons ATGGCTTCCAAAGTAAAAGATGCTGTGGTGTGGTACCAGAAAAAG ATTGGCGCCTATGACCAACAGATATGGGAGAAATCAGTGGAGCAGCGAGAAATAAAG ggCTTTAGGAACAAACCAAAGAAGACAGGACATGTCAAACCAGACCTTATAGATGTAGACCTGGTTAGAG GTTCGGCGTTTGCCAAGGCCAAACCAGAGAGTCCCTGGACGTCACTGACCCGGAAAGGCATCGTCAGAGTTGTCTTCTTCCCATTCTTTTATCGATGGTGGATCCAGGTCACCTCTAGAACCATCTTCCTCTTACTGCTGGCTCTCTATTTGctgcaag cggcagcagcagtcCTGTACGTGACCATCCCCCAGCCTCATGGGATACCGACCACCGAGGTGTTTGGAGCCATCTGGCTCATGTTGCTGCTAGGCACCGTCCACTGTCAGATCGTCTCCACCAGGACCCCAAAACCTGCCTCCAGCAGCGGGGGGAAGAGACGCAG GAAGTTGAGGAAGGCATCTCAGATGGAGGTGCATAGGGAAGGCGACGGGTCTAGCACTACCGATAACACACACGAGGGGGCGCCACACTCCCACTCAGCCAGCACCACATACAGCCTGGGTGCTCTCTTCCAAGATTTCTGGCATGATATCTGTAAAGCTGG ATCTAAGAAGTCCAAACTGTCCATCGACAAGTCAACAGAGACAGACAACGGCTACGTGTCGCTGGACGGCCGGGTGACCAATCGGAGCAGCGAGGAGGGGCTTCAGCTCCATGAGCAGCGATGTGAGTCGCTAAACAGGGCTGACGAGGTGTGCTGGAACTCTCACGTCCAGTCCGTTCACACTCACGCACCCCGCAGCGCTGGACTGATCCTGGCAGGCGCCAATAAG GAGCCAGCATCAGATGAGGCATCCAGTGAGGAAGACCCTGAAGCATCTTACAGCGCACTCCGCAGGGGAGTTGAAAGAATGAACAGCGACTGCACGCTCAGAAACCGCAAGAATACACACCACTACAAGAAACACTATGCTGCggag GACGTGCCCAAATCCGGCACCAGCTGCAGCTCCAGATGTTCCAGTCTGAGGACCCGTGACTCAGAAAGCACTCGACACGAGTCTGAGACCGAGGACCTGATGTGGGAAGACTTCCTTCACTGTGCTGAGTGCAGATCATCCTGCACCTCAGAGACGG agggagaaggaggaggggcaCCTGTCTGCCCCCCTGCTAAAAAGGAATACAGAGATGACCCTTTCCATCAG GGTCATGCTCCCTGGATGCACAGCTCCAACCCTGGTTTAGAGAGAGTGAGCGCCATAGTGTGGGAGGGAAACGAGTGTAAGAAAGCCGACATGTCCGTCCTGGAGATCAGCGGCATGATCATGAACAGA GTTAATCTCTACACACCTGGTATTGGTTACCAGGTCTTTGGCAACCTTGTTTCAGTGACTCTCGGCCTCACACCTTTTGCATACAG GCTGGCTCAGTACCGGGACTTTGATCAGTTGACCACACTCTCAGCCAATGAGCTGTTATCTGTGGCGCTGGGAGGCGGATCTGGATCAGACGCCTTGGTCATCACCATGGTAACACTTAGCTTCCTGGTGCGCATCTGCCTTATAtggctcttcttcttcctgctcaGTGTTGCAGAGAGGACCTACAAACAG AGGCTACTGTTTGCCAAGCTGTTTGGTCATCTGACTTCAGCCCGCAGAGCCAGGAAGTCTGAAGTCCCCCATTTTAGACTGAAAAAGGTTCAGAACATCAAGATGTGGCTCTCACTACGCTCCTACCTCAAG AGACGGGGTCCTCAGCGTTCAGTGGATGTGATCGTGTCGTCTGCCTTCCTGCTCACTCTGTCTGTCGTCTTCATCTGCTGTGCCCAG TTGCTCCACATCCATGAAACGTTCCTGGAGTGTCACTATAACTGGGAGCTGGTGATCTGGTGCTCCAGCCTGTCTCTGTTCCTGCTCAGGTTTGTCACGCTGGGCTCTGAGACCAGCAAGAAGTACAGCAACACCTCCATACTGCTCACTGAACAG ATCAACTTGTATCTGAAGATGGAGAAGAAGCCTAACAAGAAGGAGGAGCTGACACTGGTGAACAACGTCTTAAAACTGGCTACCAAACTACTCAAG gaGTTAGACACTCCTTTTAGGTTGTATGGTTTGACTATGAACCCTCTACTCTACAACATTACCCAGGTGGTCATCCTGTCCGCTGTGTCAGGAGTCATATCTGACCTTTTAGGATTTAACCTGAAG CTGTGGAAGATTAAATCGTGA